Within Citrus sinensis cultivar Valencia sweet orange chromosome 1, DVS_A1.0, whole genome shotgun sequence, the genomic segment CTATGTGATCGTTGGTCATGCTGTATGCTACTGCAGCAAGAGATCAAACAAACCTATCACTATTCACTAGCAAGCAGATAGGGATCCTGCTATTTACTTTTGCAATTTAAAACTCACACATTTGCACTTCATATTCCGTTTCTAATTgctttttattaagaaaaatcattttcacaaggttggatttttttaattacattataatttaggGTTAAAAGTCTACCAGAACTTTCTAAATTAGTTATGTAGTAGCAGTTTGAATACCTAAACTCGAAATAAATTGAtcgattttttaaattacgtTATAATCTAGAATTGAAAATCTACGGCATCACACTTCTTGAATCAATTAGTAGCAATCTCAATACCTAAATTCAAAACATATAAAATCTACTtacgaaaaataaataattacgaaaaaaaagtataaataataaatttatctcatatttgttttatatttatctgGACATGTACTTTAATAATGTAAGTTCCAATTAcgtatatctgattgtaaatatcagtgtaatgtctgttataataacaattatgtaaatattAGTGTAATATCTACTATAATAAcagttataaatatttatataattcattAATAACATGTGTAAtgtgtattaaaaaaaataattaaaaggttaccaaaatcttcttgaatCGGCTTTATAATACTAATCTGAATATCTATGCTGAAAACATACGAAACCTTGTTCCGAAAGACTGTGGTCAATGTATGACTGTGACAATGCACAAGGGCATAATCGTCATATCCTGAAAACCATGCATGATAACACAACTGTAAAATGTTTATGTTCGCGGTTATGTCCCAAGTAAGAAAGTAAAGCAATACAATTACACACAGTGAGTGCATCGAGTAACagaatattattatcattgaCTGCTAAAGACAAACGGCATATCGTCAATTCGTCATCCTCCATTGAATAAGAAAAACCCCACTTCCACTTatatctctctctctgcaTCAATCCATCTGCAAACACAGCACAAGCCCTTTACCACccctaacaaaaaaaatctcttagCATCTTGGCTTTGGCTCTGTTTATGGCCAAAACACagcagtaaaaaaaaaaaaaaaaaaaaaaaaaggtacaaGCAAATAAGAAATGGACAGTGATAGACCCCCCCATCGCAGCACaagcaacagcagcagcagtgCAACCgctacaacaacaacaacaacaactaaTATTTGTACTACAAACACAAGTAGTGAGCTGTTCATTTGTTTCACTTCGCGCTTATCTTCTTCATCCTCCATGAAACTCCCTTCCAAATCAATCTTGAGCCCCGGCCGTGGTAGAGATTCCTCACAAATCTCCCTCTCAACTTCTCTGAGCAGAAGGCTGAGGAACAGTGGGAGCTTAAAAGGTGGCCAGGCTTCACCCATGTTCCCGGCAACCGCTACTAATGGGAAGAAACGAGGCTGTTCTTTTGAGACCCCTGAGCCGTCTTCGCCTAAAGTTACTTGTATTGGTCAAGTGAGGGTTAAAACCAAGAAGCAAGGGAAGAAGATGAGGGCAAGATCCCGAAGGGAAGTCAGCTTCAGGAGAACAGAACAAGGGGCTACTAACATCAGCATCAACAGCACAAGCACGAACAGTAACTGTAACAGCCACAACAATCTTGATGTGAATCATTATCAAGATTTTGTGCAAGGTCACCCACAAGAATGCTTGCCGCACAGAAACCAAAGATGGGTTCATTTGCCTGTGACAATATGTGAGGCTTTGAGGACATTTGGAGCTGAGTTTAATTGCTTTTTGCCTTGTAGATCTTCTTGCATGGCGAGCAATAACAAGGAAGAGAAAGTGAACCATCACCACCACCGCCCAAATGGTGATGCAAATGCAAATAGAAGCGATAGCTCTTGTGGGGCAGTGTTTGCTAGGTGGCTGGTGGTGggaggagaagaagagaggAATTGCAGCGTTGTTGAAGcacaagatgaagatgatatGCCGAGGAGGAGTCAGAGGAGGCATGTCTTTGAGGATATTGTGATTGAAGGAGATAAATGTGAGCTCAAAAATGAGATCTTTggtgaagaaaaagaaaaagaagaagaagaacaagaagaaggcAGAGTGAGTATTTGTATTCCGCCaaagaatgctttgttactgATGAGGTGTAGATCTGATCCTGTTAAAATGGCTGCTCTTGCTAATCGTTTTTGGGAATGCCCTCCTCCTCAAGAAGATGAAGCAGCTGAAaatgaagaggaagaagaagcagaagaagaagTGAGAAAGACAATCATTGAAGAAGCTAGAATCCCAGAAGCAGAAGCTGAACAAGAAGCAGAATTAGAAGCGCAAGCACAAGTAGAAGCTGAAAGCGAAGGAGTCAGTGAAGTAGTacaagaagaagaggaagtagaagaaaaagaagaagaagaagaagataaacaAGTACTGGACCAGCCAGCTGTGTTAGAAGAAGCAGCTGCTGAAAGTGATTCTTACACAGAAGCACTTCCAGATCCAGACAATGAACAAAATATAGCCCAGTTggtgcaagaaaatgaaaacttcCTTGAAGATGAGACTGAACCAGCTCcaaaattagagaaaagaGAAGCTTTTGACGACATTGAAGACATAAGGCCAAgcttttcttgttcttctgaaGTATTCTCACAGCAAGAGCAAGAATCTGAAGTTGCAGTAGCAGAGGATTCAGCGGAAAAgagagaggaagaggaagaggaagaggaggaagaaaaagaaacggAGACGACAAGTGAAAGATCCGAACCCGATGAACCGGAAATGGGTCAAGAGTCAAAGGAGGGAGAGAGTCATAAAGAGAACTTGCTGCCGGATTGCTTGCTGTTAATGATGTGTGAGCCGAAGCTGTCAATGGAGGTATCGAAAGAGACTTGGGTCTGCAGTACGGACTTCATTAGATGGCAGCCGTCGGAGAAAAAGCCACCGCCGCAAACAGTCAACAAAACGGACGGCTGTGATGAGAAGCCCAAGAAGAGAGTCAGCGTGGACAACGCAACTCCTGCGccgcagcagcagcagcagcagaagCAGCCCCAGTTGTCAATGCAGCCGCCGAGGTCATCTTGCTCTTTCCCAGCGGCTCCACCCTTGCCTCCGGCTCTCGGCGCGCCGTCCGTGAAAACGATGAACATCATGATAGAGCAAAAGCTCGTGGGAGCCAAGCCGTCTTCTTACGAGCCGTTTGCGCTCACGCGCTGCAAGTCCGAGCCGAGGAAACAGTCTGCTAAGCTCGCGCCCGAGACTTGCTTTTGGAAGAACAGAAAGATCGAGCCGCATCGCCCAGCTACGCTCGGGGTCGGTGCGGCTGGAGTCGGGTTTTGAGCCGGGTTAATAGAAGAATCGGGTCGGGTCAAAATTAGCCGTCAGTTTGTATGGTATGGATAATTTgtaggctttttttttaactgctCTGGCttgtttgtaaatttatttttcatatttagaaactttttttttctttattattactattagtTTTACCTCTTTTGTGcgaataattacaaatttaatgaaaggtatattattatgattattcaTTGAAAATAACCTATTCTGTGGAACAGAAAGTATAAAGTTGTGATGATATTATCATCTTGTCACGTTGGTTGTGGGTGTAAAGGGTTTAGCATGGGCCTTACCAGGAGCAGGGGTCAATTCAGGCCGTTGGATTGGTGTAGGGGCTGGATGCGGTTGAAAGGAATAGGACAAGGGTTTGATGGTGAAATTATTAAAGCTGTAGATTAGGTCAAGGTTTGTTGTCATGTTGTTGTCtccaaataattttggtttgggtaatttttaaaaacctctcctgaggtttgggcttgttgcaagtagacggcgagaattgatttatttgtaaaaaaactttttaccgtcagttaagtttaacattgaccgttagttgatcgtgcaaagacaatattactcttaataatagtttataaacgaaaataactataaaaaaaaccaaaattattggtgcaaaaagcacaaatcttattttttgacaattttatccttgtcaattctaaaaatttacaatatcataggtaaagattatgactatttcatttttaaatttttaattttatctttcttgtaggaattttaaggaaatatcaataatttaaagaggattttttaattttttaattttaattttttataaaaactttaagaaaatatcaataatttaaaaagtgtaaaataactaataattttagttttttttagttattttcgtttataaactattgttaagggtaatattgtctttgcacggtcaactaacggtcaatgttaaatttaactgacggtaggacgttttttacaaataaatccattctcgccatctacttacAACAAACCCAAActtcaggggaggtttttaaaaattacccttttggTTAGGATGGTGATCCTCTTTTCAACTATGTCCCAccattcaataataaatttggtgattgattttaatcaaatttcttACTACGACATTCTTAACGTACTGTAGTCACCTCAATTTATATCCAAAATCTCACTATAAGTAACAAATCTACATGTTTcgtttttaaattaataaagaatttccTATACCAGCTATATAATTCAGAGCAATTTCCAATGTCGCGCTTTAGAATTAATGATGAGAAATAtcagtaattattattattattttttgagtgGGGAAATTCATTATTGGTATCGTGTCTCTGGAAATTGGAGTGTGCTTCTGTAAGTGGCAGAGCAGAACACTGATCAAATATCATACTGTCACTAAATTTCAAGGCcaaagatttttatattttagtctTGCAAACCATTTTACAGCTTTTCAAGGCCTGGACTTTTCCTTCACTAACACTATTGCACAAACTGCGTCTGTGTGCTACTGTGCTGTGTCTTTAACTTTATAAGGTGGCGACAAAAATAAAGGTAAAAggttaaaataagaaaaagaagcaaaagtgAGAACAGTTCAGTGGATCAAAGATCTTGGGCTAGCTGTAGTGATTTGGGCACCTATTTTTGTCCTCAAATGACCCAATGACCAATATTGGATacacaaattttcatttcatttcattgaATGAAATGATATAGTACAAGATTATAAACGCTGTGACAGAGATTTAAAGGACAATCATTTGAAATACATCAATGGATGGTCTTCAGTTTGAATGGGTGCAGGCTTTGGCCTACATGGAGGAAAGAATTTAGAGATGACTGCCTGGTTTCATTTCAGGACTCAAAAATTTTTCATGGGAATTTTCCCTGACAACTTAGCTGTAGTTTGCAAATAAAGCGGCAATGCATGGATCCAAATGCTAGCATGTGATTCTATGACAATATACTAAAATTGTGAAACTTCAAAACTGTTGCAGGAAGATAAATTGGCAAACCAGGAAGACAATGTATAAATAAACTGAAAGGATTCTCCTTTTAGTTTTAGTTATAACTGTCACTCTTGTAAGTTGTCATCTTCAACTAATTTCATACGAGATAAAATTTCAACGAAAGGTAAAACTAGCCTGGAATCTTATGAAATTCAGAAAAACAGAGGGCCACAAATGGTTTGGAGGAAGGAATACTTTGATGCAGGTTAAGTCACAATGCCTTCTTCACAGATGCTAAAAATTTCCTGAGACCAGGATCATCGGCAGTGAATACCACAACCAAAAAGATTGGGTTGCAAAAATTGTTGCAACTTGAGGCAAAGGACAGAGGCTTTGCATTTACAGTGATCAATGACGAAGTATCAGCTTCAACTTTCTTAGCTTTGACATCTCAAACTCTTAAGTTCTCTGATTGGGGCATGGATCAGTAGCTCTTTGAATAACGTCTTCAGAGGTACTCTTTATCTCTGGGGACATGAGCTCTTCCATCATCTCGATCAAATATATCGGCCTTCTAATCTGTTTCCTGCTGGCTTTTGGTTCTTTACTCTAATGTCTAAGGTGCACCGTCCATGCCAATTTCCTCATCAGCAAGCCAACCACTGATATTCCTGTGAACCATGTGCGGAAGGAATTGATCAGAGGGTGCTTTTTCTGGTCAGTTGGCCTGCCAGCAATCTACTTCGCCACTAATTTGCTGCTGTGGAATTTTGGTCCTATACAAATGTTTGTTGCTTCTGTCATTACAGTTGTTCTGCATATTCTTGACTCAAATTCAACTCCAATGCAACAAACAGTATGAACTGGCCAATAGTGATAACCTGTTTGGGAAGATTGATGAGGAAATAACTATAGTTGCAAGGGTAACTGAACACCACGAAAGATATCGTGAGATCAGAAGCAGAACTTCTGTCGGTGAGCTATGACTATCACCTGCTGCTGCAAAGAATGATCAAGATGAAAACAATAGGAAGTTGAATATTTCCATTTGAGTTTAGAAGCAACAAACTGAAACACAAGTAAccaaaaagaaacagaaaacaGGTAGAAGTAGCTAGTTCTAAACATTCCATGGGTTCAGTTCCTCCATGGCTAGCAAGCACAAAACCCCACATGCAGTTTGCTAGGTCCTGCATAATTAATATGCATATTTGTAAGCTCTGGGCTGACAATCTGTTGATTGTTCATCCATACTAGGAACACATGAATCAAAATCCTGCTGGACCACTGCAATGACATGATATCAGGAAAGtgcaacttttcttttttctttatcataGTACAGTCATCTGCAGTAGCAACAGCTGTaaactaaatcattttgtaatgtacttataagaaaataatacaatagaAGATTGACAGCAGTGAGATCAATAAGATCATTATTAGTTCAGAGCACAGTTAAAACtgacaataaaattttttattaatttcgatgtatatctttttaaaaattggttACAGAAATCTATTTCTCCATTGTCAATTCAGGTTTCCTCTTCCCTTACTGTCTGCTATCTGAGCTTTGATCCTCCTTGCCGCTATTCAATTCAGTATCTGTGGCATTCTCAGCTGTTGAATTCAGTGAGCCTGATTGCTGTTCACCTATATTCTCTGTTTCTTTACTACTACTAGAATCTTCTGTGAAAGAATTCAGGGCAAGCTGGCCAGAATATAGAAACAAACCAACTGAGTTGATGCCAAAAACAAATGTTGCAAGGTAacacaacccatttacaataGTCCTGAAAGAATGAATACGCATTTAGTGGCATGAAGAAAATAGGGAATCATGACTTTCATCAATGAATTTACAGTAATTTGTGACAGATGAAAGTGGTCTTAGGAGCTAccttattgttattgttatttgacGCACCTGAAAATCAGGAATACAAAGTTAATACAAGCAATGGACAGTTACTACTTAATAATACAGGAAAGTCATAAGACAATTCACAACTTACTTCTAATAGCACTGTGTTCAATTAACTGGAAGAAGGAGAGTAAttattccaaaaagaaaaaatgttttccAGGGATTAGTATCCTACATTTTTCCGTTTCACCTAAATAATCTGATGAAAGTATTTCTAAAGCCTAGTCACCATATGTAAAAGAAAGCTCAACCAATTTGAAACAAaccattaaattcaaatatcagAAAGGAAAATCGAAGAACAAACTGAAAAATTATCAGAAATAGTCTGGCGGTTGAGAGCAGCCTCAATAGTAGTGGTGAACTTATAAAGAATGATGGCAATCACACCAGCCGTTAATCCACCCAACAATGCCTGGACAGGTGAAGGAGGACCTTTAGCATCAATTGAAGATGACCCCAATGCTTTCAAGTTATCCAACGCCTCATCTTTCAACGATTTCTTTGCCCCCGAAGACCTAAATTTCTAGAACCAGAAAAATCCATTTCCTCAGAATCCAAACCAAGTTTTAGTAACAAATAAGCAAGCAACTAAAATCCTGATGTGCCAAATCAAGATATGACAGGACATGAAGATGGTACATTGGACAGAATAACAAAGCAATGGTGTAGCACTTCCTCccattccaaatttcataatagcAATAACATAGCAAACAGAGACCCACCAAAAAGCCCCAGTTACTCAAAATTCATATTGTAACACAAGTTATCAAATATCGATAGAAATCATTTCATCACTTATATTAAACGATGACAACGCATGATGTTGACAATTAAGAACAATCACTTAACAATTTCATCACTCATAGTGAAAGCTGAAGAAATTTTGATCGAAACAATGAACTATTATCAACCCAGTTCATCACATTGTATATTAAAGCTATACAACAACAGATATACTAAACAAACtgaaagaataagaaaatttgaaaagtaacaGACAGATACCAGTTCTTTAGCACGCTTGGCTCGGCGTCGGAGAGCGCGAAAGAGGAAGACAGAGATGGCGCCAGTGAGAAGAACACTTGTGGCGACTTGGAGAGAAGAAGGTTCATCTGTGGTTGCAAATATAGATTGCGGCAGCTCAACAGGACCCTCTTCAGATGTTGTGGGTGCGGTTATGTTGGTGGTGGGTTCTTGAGCCTGTGCGAGACAATACGGCTCGATTAAGGGTCTTCGTCGAGGAAAGGCTGAGAGAGAAATGGTGGGCTTCTGAAGAAAGTTGAGTTTTTGGGGATGGTGAGAGACAGTGAAGGGGAAGTTTAAGGAGAGCAGATGATGAGTTTGTAACATGTTTAAGCTCTTTTAGcttttagtttgttttctGTTATGATGGATGCGTTGCGTGTACTTGGTGCTTGTTTTGCTGTCTTTGCTTTTAGATTGGGAGTTGGAAGTCTGTGACTCTGTGGTGTGTTTTGAGATTTTGGTGGGGTTTTGAGAAAATATCTTCTCTTTGGTTCTGAGTTTTGGATAACTAAACAAATTGATCCTTGTATAGTAACAACGACCAAGTTTATCCAAATATTGGATCCTAGAAcatacaaattttcttttgtaaagtATAACCATTGTTTGTCATTTGGAGTAGCTTCCTTCCATTTTTAATGTGAGCCAATTTTTTGGAATGCGTTCATTGCTGGTGTGTTGATAAGATTTTGAAACCAATTTTCGGAGCTAATTTTTGGGCTAAGTTTATTGCCACCATGCTGATCCAGGTTGGTCTAGATAGTTTCTAATTggatttttaatataaaagagagagagggagagagagggagagattGGCACACTTGtacaagaatgaaaaatttgaaatgaaatttttttatacaagaATGAAATAACTAGACAGGAATTCAGATCCTATGAACTTATTTCTTAAACCATCCAAGCCATTCCTGAAAATCTTGCAGAAATTGCAGGAGGACCACAGAATGGATTAACACTTAGCAGAGACCGTATGCATTCATGAATTACATATTTGAGCGTCATATAATATGATCATTTTAATGTCAAATTCACTTCTAATCAAATTATGTTATAAGTTATTAACATTCTTGCCGCACATTTGATGCCACAGCTCGAGCCCAAAACTTGAGTTGTTCCTTCATGTCTTCTGTAGAATTCTTGGGCACACAATTTGGAACTGGAGCTGCTGGAGGGGCACAGCTTTGGACAACCCAAGCCTCAGACAAATATGGTCTCCTCATCTTGTAATCCATTTGGctcaatttttcttgtttcttttcttgcaaGCCAGGAAGTATGTTAACTACATTTGGGCTCAAGTCTTTTTTCTCAAACGTGAATCCCAAGTCTTTGAAACCTTGCACTTCCTCTGTTTCAAGATCATTTAAGCTCTTCCTGATCATTTTCTGATGATTATGGTACCGACGGCTCATTTCCTTGATCCCATTTGTGTTC encodes:
- the LOC102621897 gene encoding uncharacterized protein LOC102621897; its protein translation is MDSDRPPHRSTSNSSSSATATTTTTTTNICTTNTSSELFICFTSRLSSSSSMKLPSKSILSPGRGRDSSQISLSTSLSRRLRNSGSLKGGQASPMFPATATNGKKRGCSFETPEPSSPKVTCIGQVRVKTKKQGKKMRARSRREVSFRRTEQGATNISINSTSTNSNCNSHNNLDVNHYQDFVQGHPQECLPHRNQRWVHLPVTICEALRTFGAEFNCFLPCRSSCMASNNKEEKVNHHHHRPNGDANANRSDSSCGAVFARWLVVGGEEERNCSVVEAQDEDDMPRRSQRRHVFEDIVIEGDKCELKNEIFGEEKEKEEEEQEEGRVSICIPPKNALLLMRCRSDPVKMAALANRFWECPPPQEDEAAENEEEEEAEEEVRKTIIEEARIPEAEAEQEAELEAQAQVEAESEGVSEVVQEEEEVEEKEEEEEDKQVLDQPAVLEEAAAESDSYTEALPDPDNEQNIAQLVQENENFLEDETEPAPKLEKREAFDDIEDIRPSFSCSSEVFSQQEQESEVAVAEDSAEKREEEEEEEEEEKETETTSERSEPDEPEMGQESKEGESHKENLLPDCLLLMMCEPKLSMEVSKETWVCSTDFIRWQPSEKKPPPQTVNKTDGCDEKPKKRVSVDNATPAPQQQQQQKQPQLSMQPPRSSCSFPAAPPLPPALGAPSVKTMNIMIEQKLVGAKPSSYEPFALTRCKSEPRKQSAKLAPETCFWKNRKIEPHRPATLGVGAAGVGF
- the LOC102621510 gene encoding uncharacterized protein LOC102621510, which encodes MLQTHHLLSLNFPFTVSHHPQKLNFLQKPTISLSAFPRRRPLIEPYCLAQAQEPTTNITAPTTSEEGPVELPQSIFATTDEPSSLQVATSVLLTGAISVFLFRALRRRAKRAKELKFRSSGAKKSLKDEALDNLKALGSSSIDAKGPPSPVQALLGGLTAGVIAIILYKFTTTIEAALNRQTISDNFSVRQITITIRTIVNGLCYLATFVFGINSVGLFLYSGQLALNSFTEDSSSSKETENIGEQQSGSLNSTAENATDTELNSGKEDQSSDSRQ